A genome region from Nitrospinota bacterium includes the following:
- the larE gene encoding ATP-dependent sacrificial sulfur transferase LarE, with translation MSELNKKYHRLKKILTEMKKVLVAYSGGVDSTFLLKVALDTLGRERVIAVTARSETYPSIELKAAKKMAEAYKARHIIIDSEELEIPGFKDNPPDRCYYCKKELFGKLRRIADGEGIKYILDGSNHDDLRDYRPGMKAAKEFGVRSPLMESGLKKDDIRKLSKNLQLDTWDKPSFACLSSRFPYGKEITKEKLRMVDLAENYLRKLGFKQLRVRYHEDIARIELGQRDMEKIFEERSLLERIVKRFKKIGYLYITLDLEGYQTGSMNKVLYLKK, from the coding sequence ATGTCTGAATTAAACAAGAAATATCATAGACTAAAGAAGATTTTAACAGAAATGAAAAAGGTCTTGGTGGCCTATTCTGGTGGTGTAGATAGCACCTTTTTGTTAAAAGTGGCCTTAGATACATTAGGAAGAGAAAGGGTTATTGCCGTAACAGCGAGATCTGAAACCTATCCATCGATAGAATTGAAAGCCGCTAAAAAAATGGCAGAGGCATACAAGGCTAGGCACATTATTATTGATTCGGAAGAACTGGAAATCCCGGGTTTTAAGGATAACCCACCTGATAGATGCTATTATTGTAAAAAAGAGCTATTTGGTAAATTGAGACGCATTGCAGATGGAGAAGGAATAAAATATATATTAGATGGAAGTAACCATGATGATTTAAGGGACTATAGGCCAGGAATGAAGGCTGCTAAAGAATTTGGTGTTAGGAGTCCTTTAATGGAGAGCGGATTAAAAAAGGATGATATCAGGAAGCTATCGAAAAACTTACAGTTAGATACATGGGATAAACCGTCCTTTGCCTGTCTTTCATCTCGTTTTCCCTATGGAAAAGAGATCACGAAAGAAAAATTAAGGATGGTTGATCTGGCAGAAAATTATCTTAGAAAATTGGGATTTAAACAGTTGCGGGTTAGATATCACGAAGATATTGCTCGTATAGAGCTCGGACAAAGAGATATGGAAAAAATTTTTGAAGAGAGGAGCTTGTTGGAAAGAATTGTCAAAAGATTCAAAAAGATAGGATATCTCTACATTACACTTGATTTAGAGGGTTATCAAACAGGAAGTATGAATAAAGTCTTATATTTAAAGAAATAA
- a CDS encoding radical SAM protein: MKKIVFIEPKAPGFHYFSRVVIPRVGNILLGTLLKKKGYEVRVYVEELKSLDFKEILKADLVGISTITTTAPRAHNIAKRVKKAGIPVVMGGTHVTFLPDEALNYADYVVRGEGEETLVELVDYLEKGGDLRKIKGLSFKENGINIHNPNRSFLENQELNPIPDYSLIEGWKAPKEFGKTSRFQWKSKGVVSIETSRGCPYSCKFCTVNVFFGKNYRYKSVDRVMEELRYQKGSHIFFCDDNFAFNKERTKELLRRMIKEKIPPEWSAQVRADAAKDDELLFLMKKSNCFCVFVGFESINPKTLELYDKRQTLEEIEYSIKRFHDFGINIHGMFVLGSDEDDIETIRETAKFAKKNNIDSVQLAILTPGPGSEIYKEYKENNRLLTEDWSLYDSLYVVSEPKNMTPYELQKEVLKASKNFYSWLEIFKRLFRGDIFYFLIKLYGKYIISKWDAISKDYIFQLKEDLYSEVKKVFKREKRRTLRRVGILYDSMMKNEYRLSLEKFFKELNVKVINVMETLPKSYSLKEKTIPFEFLSSTLSRLRNKVDCIILTSTRDAKKSHLTLHSYFGEAFIKMIRENIIQCPQIIPLPIDFNAEPVYLHYTKIGLIFTDNLEDIRRAYLKAFI, translated from the coding sequence ATGAAAAAGATAGTTTTTATTGAACCAAAAGCCCCTGGTTTTCATTACTTTAGCCGTGTTGTTATACCCAGAGTAGGAAATATCCTTTTGGGTACTCTACTGAAGAAGAAGGGCTATGAGGTAAGGGTATACGTTGAGGAACTAAAAAGTTTAGATTTTAAAGAGATTCTCAAAGCTGATTTAGTAGGGATTTCTACAATAACAACAACAGCTCCAAGGGCGCATAACATTGCAAAAAGGGTTAAAAAAGCAGGGATACCTGTAGTTATGGGTGGTACCCATGTTACCTTCCTTCCTGATGAGGCATTAAATTATGCTGATTATGTGGTGAGGGGCGAAGGTGAGGAGACCCTTGTTGAACTGGTAGACTATCTGGAAAAAGGGGGGGATTTAAGAAAGATAAAGGGACTTTCCTTTAAGGAAAATGGGATAAATATTCATAATCCTAACCGATCCTTTTTAGAGAACCAGGAATTAAATCCAATACCCGATTATTCTCTGATTGAGGGATGGAAAGCACCAAAGGAGTTTGGTAAAACCTCTCGCTTTCAGTGGAAGTCAAAAGGGGTTGTTTCCATAGAGACATCCCGCGGATGTCCATATTCATGCAAGTTTTGTACGGTAAATGTCTTTTTTGGTAAAAATTACCGCTATAAGTCTGTTGATAGGGTTATGGAAGAGCTTAGATATCAGAAGGGTTCCCATATATTCTTTTGCGACGATAATTTTGCCTTCAATAAAGAGCGTACGAAAGAACTCTTAAGGAGGATGATAAAAGAAAAGATTCCTCCTGAGTGGAGTGCTCAGGTGAGAGCTGATGCGGCTAAGGATGATGAATTACTTTTTCTTATGAAAAAGAGTAATTGTTTCTGTGTCTTTGTTGGATTTGAATCTATTAATCCTAAAACCTTAGAACTTTATGATAAAAGACAGACCTTAGAAGAAATTGAGTATTCCATAAAGAGATTTCATGATTTTGGCATTAATATCCATGGGATGTTTGTCTTGGGTTCAGACGAGGATGATATAGAGACAATCAGGGAGACAGCAAAATTTGCAAAAAAGAATAATATTGATTCTGTGCAGTTAGCTATTTTGACACCTGGCCCTGGTTCTGAGATCTATAAGGAGTATAAAGAGAACAACAGATTGTTGACCGAGGACTGGAGCTTATACGATTCTCTTTATGTAGTTTCAGAACCTAAAAATATGACTCCCTATGAGTTACAAAAAGAAGTCTTAAAGGCATCCAAGAATTTTTATTCCTGGTTAGAAATATTCAAAAGACTTTTTAGAGGAGATATCTTCTATTTTCTTATAAAGCTTTATGGAAAATATATTATTTCAAAATGGGATGCGATTAGCAAGGATTATATCTTTCAATTAAAAGAAGATTTATATAGTGAGGTTAAAAAGGTATTTAAAAGAGAAAAGAGGCGAACTTTGAGGAGAGTAGGGATTCTCTATGATTCAATGATGAAGAACGAATACAGGCTTTCTCTTGAGAAGTTTTTTAAAGAGCTTAATGTAAAGGTGATTAATGTAATGGAAACATTGCCAAAATCTTATTCCTTGAAAGAGAAGACTATCCCCTTTGAGTTTCTCTCATCAACCTTATCTCGATTAAGGAATAAGGTGGATTGCATTATCCTAACGAGTACAAGAGACGCTAAAAAATCTCATCTTACTCTTCATTCTTATTTTGGAGAAGCCTTTATAAAGATGATTAGGGAGAATATTATACAGTGTCCTCAGATTATACCGTTACCCATTGATTTCAATGCAGAACCCGTCTATCTTCATTATACGAAAATAGGATTAATTTTTACTGATAACTTAGAGGATATTAGAAGAGCATATCTAAAAGCCTTTATATAA
- a CDS encoding SCP2 sterol-binding domain-containing protein, with protein MSEISCKDFFESLPDRFKPEKTENLNATFQFEILGNQGGNWYVAVKEGQCTVGEGKVSSPDLVATISAKDWIEIVRGKLSPQDAFFSGKLAIRGNQNLALKFASLFF; from the coding sequence ATGTCAGAGATTAGCTGCAAAGATTTTTTTGAGTCCTTACCAGATAGGTTTAAACCTGAAAAGACTGAGAATCTCAATGCAACATTTCAATTTGAGATTTTAGGAAACCAGGGTGGAAATTGGTATGTAGCGGTTAAAGAGGGCCAATGCACTGTAGGGGAGGGTAAAGTGTCTTCGCCCGACTTGGTTGCTACTATAAGCGCTAAAGACTGGATTGAGATTGTTAGGGGAAAGCTAAGCCCCCAGGATGCCTTTTTTAGCGGTAAATTGGCAATAAGGGGTAATCAAAACCTGGCCTTAAAGTTTGCTTCCCTATTCTTTTAA
- a CDS encoding AIR synthase family protein, with translation MSLKAGKLDISLLDNLLKNLTLRDRRIKIGPKIGVDAAAIEMQDSYLVVASDPIIFVSEDIGYYAVNINANDIAALGAVPKWFLATLLFPEKDSSKKFVQNIFSQIEEACEELNVSLIGGHTEIVSGINHPIISGHMIGEVDKELLVATSGTKPGDKIILTKGLCIEGVSIIAREKWKDLIDKGISEDFLEKAKNFIYNPGISVVKEALLVTKKDGITSMHDPTEGGFAMGCYEISKAADVGMVVFEENIPIMEEARILCQEYHLDPLGTFASGALLLTVEENKLDNVLSIFNKNGIIANLIGEIRDKKEGVVLRGRRGKRRMPYFHRDEITKIF, from the coding sequence ATGTCTTTAAAGGCTGGTAAATTAGATATTTCATTGTTAGATAATCTCCTAAAGAACTTAACATTGAGAGATAGGAGAATAAAGATTGGTCCAAAGATAGGAGTGGACGCAGCAGCGATTGAGATGCAAGACAGCTATCTGGTGGTTGCCTCTGATCCAATTATATTTGTATCAGAGGATATCGGATATTATGCGGTTAACATTAACGCTAATGATATAGCCGCTTTGGGAGCGGTTCCCAAATGGTTTTTAGCAACATTGCTTTTTCCTGAGAAGGACTCATCAAAAAAATTCGTTCAGAATATATTCTCCCAGATAGAAGAAGCTTGTGAAGAGTTAAATGTATCATTAATTGGCGGGCATACAGAGATTGTATCTGGAATTAATCATCCTATCATATCTGGTCATATGATAGGAGAAGTTGACAAAGAGCTATTAGTTGCAACATCTGGCACAAAGCCTGGTGATAAAATCATTCTCACTAAAGGACTCTGTATAGAAGGCGTTTCAATCATTGCACGGGAAAAGTGGAAGGATCTGATAGATAAAGGGATTTCTGAAGATTTTTTGGAAAAGGCGAAAAATTTTATATATAATCCTGGAATATCTGTTGTAAAAGAGGCCCTGTTGGTGACTAAAAAGGATGGGATTACCTCTATGCATGATCCCACAGAAGGGGGTTTTGCAATGGGGTGCTATGAAATTTCAAAGGCTGCAGATGTGGGCATGGTAGTTTTTGAAGAGAATATTCCTATCATGGAGGAGGCCAGAATACTTTGCCAAGAGTATCATTTAGATCCTTTGGGTACTTTTGCCTCAGGCGCATTGCTATTAACGGTTGAAGAAAACAAGTTAGATAATGTTCTTTCTATTTTTAATAAAAATGGTATCATCGCTAATTTGATAGGAGAGATAAGAGATAAAAAAGAAGGGGTGGTATTGAGAGGGCGTAGAGGTAAAAGAAGGATGCCTTATTTTCACAGAGATGAGATAACTAAAATATTTTGA
- a CDS encoding N-acetyltransferase, with protein MNGLIRKAKVKEVKTIQKLINQYASKGLLLPRSLNEIYESIRDFFVYEENGQIIGVCALHINWEDLAEIRSLVVKEESGSKGIGTSLTKECLKEAESLDIKKVFALTYRAEFFKKFGFKEIDKSELPQKVWGDCIKCVKFPDCDEIALIYEFKK; from the coding sequence ATGAACGGATTAATAAGAAAGGCTAAGGTTAAAGAAGTAAAGACAATACAGAAACTCATCAATCAATATGCTTCAAAAGGGCTTCTTTTACCCAGATCGCTAAATGAAATTTATGAATCAATCAGAGATTTTTTTGTGTACGAAGAGAATGGTCAGATTATAGGTGTATGCGCTCTCCATATTAATTGGGAGGATTTGGCTGAAATCAGGTCTTTAGTTGTCAAGGAAGAGAGTGGCTCAAAAGGTATTGGGACCTCTCTCACCAAAGAATGTTTGAAAGAGGCGGAATCTTTAGATATCAAGAAAGTATTCGCATTAACATACAGAGCAGAATTTTTTAAGAAATTTGGTTTTAAAGAGATTGATAAAAGTGAGCTTCCTCAAAAGGTTTGGGGGGATTGCATAAAATGTGTTAAGTTTCCAGACTGCGATGAGATCGCTTTAATATATGAATTTAAAAAATAA
- a CDS encoding peptidoglycan DD-metalloendopeptidase family protein, which produces MPKKIYTIMVIPNITGKFRSFSIPSYLLKGIFFTSLILICIAVFLFNQYMDMTENISELKKLRKETREQAIEIQKFSQEIKNLGIKMTRLQTLDKKLRIITSLEKPKDKTGLVGIGGPTGSEFSDLNTVSENQQKEMIHLMQEELKQLKTDVSKQELSFLELEGFLRDQKSLLSSTPAIWPTRGWLTSTFGYRKSPFTGKREMHEAIDIATRLGTPVFATADGVVIKTGMDRYLGNYVEIDHGYGFVTKYGHNSRVLVRVGQKVERWQKIANVGNTGRSTGTHVHYEVKVNGIPVNPLRYIID; this is translated from the coding sequence ATGCCAAAAAAAATCTACACAATTATGGTCATTCCTAACATAACCGGTAAGTTTCGTTCCTTTTCTATCCCCTCCTATCTCTTAAAAGGCATTTTCTTTACATCCTTAATCTTGATATGTATTGCAGTATTTCTTTTTAATCAATATATGGATATGACTGAAAATATATCTGAACTTAAGAAATTAAGAAAGGAGACACGTGAGCAAGCGATTGAAATTCAAAAGTTTTCCCAGGAAATCAAAAACCTAGGGATAAAAATGACTCGATTACAGACACTGGATAAGAAATTAAGAATTATTACCTCCCTAGAAAAGCCAAAAGATAAAACAGGACTAGTTGGTATAGGAGGACCTACGGGAAGCGAGTTTTCGGATTTGAACACCGTATCTGAAAATCAGCAAAAGGAGATGATTCACTTAATGCAAGAAGAGCTGAAGCAGCTTAAAACGGATGTTTCAAAGCAGGAGTTAAGCTTTCTCGAGCTCGAAGGATTCTTGCGAGATCAAAAATCTCTCCTCTCTTCTACCCCAGCTATTTGGCCTACCAGGGGATGGTTGACATCTACTTTTGGTTATAGAAAATCACCCTTTACAGGAAAAAGGGAGATGCATGAGGCCATAGATATTGCTACGAGATTGGGTACTCCTGTCTTTGCTACAGCGGATGGCGTAGTGATTAAGACGGGGATGGATCGCTACTTAGGTAATTATGTCGAGATCGATCATGGTTATGGATTTGTAACAAAATATGGACACAATTCAAGAGTTCTGGTTAGGGTTGGCCAGAAGGTAGAAAGGTGGCAGAAGATAGCAAACGTTGGGAATACAGGTCGGAGCACAGGTACTCATGTCCATTATGAAGTTAAGGTTAATGGGATTCCTGTAAATCCCCTGAGATATATAATCGACTAA
- the secA gene encoding preprotein translocase subunit SecA, which yields MINTLLKKIIGSKNERELRRIRPYIERINQPEPELKALKDHQLRSKTNEFKERLSRGESIEDILYEAYAVVRETSRRVLNMRHFDVQLVGGVVLHEGKIAEMATGEGKTLVATLPAYLNALSGSGVHIVTVNDYLAKRDREWMGPIYEFLGLSVGAIQHAIDDKDRKDAYLSDVTYGTNNEFGFDYLRDNMKFSFEDYVQRELNYAIVDEVDSILIDEARTPLIISGPSEESTDKYYKIDTIIPSLRREKDYQIEEKTKTANLTEEGVFKVEKLLKIDNLYDPKNMEILHHVNQALKARTLFKKDVDYVVKKGEVIIVDEFTGRLMPGRRYSDGLHQALEAKEKVKIESENQTLASITFQNYFRMYNKLAGMTGTADTEAAEFKAIYNLDVVVVPTNRSLIRYNYSDVIYRTEGEKFNAVVDEIGEFYKKGRPVLVGTISIEKSEKLSKLLKMRGVKHNVLNAKHHEKEAEIVAQAGRLGAVTIATNMAGRGTDIVLGGNKESLASDLLRKKGTEPLKATDDERKEALHEVEKIVDNEHERVVELDGLFILGTERHEARRIDNQLRGRAGRQGDPGASRFYLSLEDDLLRIFGSDRISGIMSKLGMEEGQPIEHGMITKAIENAQRKVEGHNFDIRKHLLEYDDVMNKQREVIYKQRREILEGEGLREVFFDMVEDVLDEIIEIYAPEDSYADEWNLKGLIDTIDIKFSLDININEWMKKIEETNGKVGRDELRDASFEKIKDTYDAKEREIGEAMMRHLEKMVMLQVVDNLWKDHLLNMDYLKEGIGLRGYGQKNPLNEYKREGFEMFMGMMERIKEEVVDYLFKIKVEGDHLEISDERSKKRRLLEHRGQEIQQRGPDDNGRVATVKREGKKIGRNEPCPCGSGKKYKKCCGV from the coding sequence ATGATAAACACTTTGTTAAAGAAGATAATAGGAAGTAAAAACGAAAGGGAATTAAGAAGAATAAGACCTTATATAGAAAGAATCAACCAGCCCGAACCAGAGCTAAAAGCCCTTAAAGACCACCAGCTGAGAAGCAAAACCAATGAGTTCAAAGAGAGGTTAAGTAGAGGAGAATCCATTGAGGATATATTGTATGAAGCTTATGCAGTGGTTAGAGAGACCTCAAGAAGGGTATTAAATATGCGTCATTTTGATGTCCAGTTGGTTGGGGGTGTGGTTCTCCACGAGGGAAAAATTGCTGAAATGGCAACAGGTGAAGGAAAAACCCTTGTAGCTACTCTTCCAGCATATTTAAATGCTTTATCTGGGAGTGGGGTTCATATTGTTACGGTGAATGACTATTTGGCGAAGAGGGATAGAGAATGGATGGGTCCAATCTATGAATTTCTTGGGCTTTCGGTGGGTGCCATTCAACATGCAATCGATGACAAAGATAGAAAAGATGCCTATCTTTCTGATGTCACCTATGGAACAAATAATGAGTTCGGATTTGATTATCTAAGAGACAACATGAAGTTTTCCTTTGAAGATTATGTTCAGAGAGAGCTTAACTATGCCATTGTTGATGAGGTAGATAGCATTCTTATAGATGAAGCAAGAACACCATTAATCATTTCAGGCCCTTCTGAAGAGTCGACAGATAAATATTATAAGATAGATACGATTATCCCCTCTTTAAGGAGAGAAAAGGATTATCAGATTGAAGAGAAGACAAAAACAGCTAATCTTACAGAAGAAGGTGTCTTTAAGGTTGAAAAGTTATTAAAGATAGATAATCTTTATGATCCTAAAAATATGGAGATCCTTCATCATGTAAATCAGGCACTAAAAGCAAGAACCCTCTTTAAAAAAGATGTGGATTATGTTGTTAAAAAAGGTGAGGTGATTATCGTTGATGAATTTACCGGTAGATTGATGCCTGGAAGACGCTATAGTGATGGTCTCCATCAGGCTCTGGAGGCAAAAGAGAAGGTTAAAATAGAGAGTGAAAATCAGACTCTTGCCTCTATCACTTTCCAAAATTACTTTAGAATGTACAATAAATTGGCTGGAATGACAGGTACAGCAGATACAGAGGCAGCAGAATTTAAGGCAATCTACAACCTGGATGTTGTCGTCGTTCCTACGAATCGGTCATTGATAAGGTATAACTATTCTGATGTGATTTATAGGACTGAAGGGGAAAAGTTCAATGCAGTGGTAGATGAAATTGGCGAGTTCTATAAAAAAGGACGACCCGTATTGGTTGGCACGATATCAATAGAAAAATCAGAAAAGCTTAGCAAATTATTGAAGATGAGGGGAGTTAAACATAATGTTCTCAATGCCAAACATCATGAAAAGGAAGCAGAGATTGTTGCTCAGGCTGGTAGATTGGGGGCGGTGACCATTGCAACGAATATGGCTGGAAGGGGAACCGATATCGTTCTTGGTGGGAATAAGGAGTCTTTAGCCAGTGACCTTTTAAGGAAAAAAGGAACAGAACCTCTTAAGGCGACTGATGATGAGAGAAAAGAAGCATTACACGAAGTAGAAAAGATCGTCGATAATGAGCATGAAAGGGTTGTAGAATTGGATGGCCTCTTTATTTTAGGCACAGAACGTCATGAGGCAAGACGAATAGACAATCAGTTAAGAGGAAGGGCAGGGAGGCAGGGAGATCCGGGTGCTTCACGTTTTTACCTCTCCTTAGAAGACGATCTTTTAAGAATATTCGGTTCAGATAGAATATCCGGGATTATGAGTAAATTGGGCATGGAGGAAGGACAGCCTATTGAGCATGGAATGATTACCAAGGCCATTGAAAACGCTCAAAGAAAGGTAGAGGGACATAATTTTGATATAAGAAAGCATCTCCTGGAATATGATGATGTCATGAATAAACAGAGAGAGGTGATATATAAACAAAGACGAGAGATATTAGAAGGAGAAGGGTTAAGAGAGGTCTTCTTTGATATGGTTGAGGATGTACTGGATGAAATCATAGAGATTTACGCACCAGAGGATTCTTATGCGGATGAATGGAATCTAAAAGGCCTGATTGATACGATTGATATAAAGTTTTCTTTAGATATTAATATTAATGAGTGGATGAAGAAAATTGAAGAAACAAATGGAAAAGTGGGGAGAGATGAATTAAGGGATGCATCCTTTGAGAAGATAAAAGATACTTACGATGCAAAAGAAAGAGAGATTGGCGAAGCAATGATGAGGCACCTAGAGAAAATGGTGATGCTTCAGGTTGTTGATAATTTGTGGAAGGATCACCTTCTGAACATGGATTATCTCAAGGAGGGAATAGGTCTGAGAGGTTACGGGCAGAAGAACCCTTTGAATGAATATAAAAGAGAAGGGTTTGAGATGTTTATGGGGATGATGGAAAGGATTAAAGAAGAGGTTGTTGATTACCTCTTTAAGATAAAGGTAGAAGGTGATCATCTGGAGATTTCTGATGAGAGATCAAAAAAACGAAGATTGTTAGAACACAGAGGTCAGGAAATTCAGCAAAGAGGTCCTGACGATAATGGAAGGGTTGCTACGGTTAAACGAGAGGGTAAAAAAATAGGAAGAAATGAACCGTGTCCCTGCGGAAGTGGCAAGAAATACAAGAAGTGTTGTGGGGTCTAA
- a CDS encoding nitrilase-related carbon-nitrogen hydrolase, translated as MVKIAGIQFSCIKNKEKNIKKAIDLSSMAAEKGAKIICFQELFNTHWFPKDSDTKNFDLAEEITGETIKIFSKKAEELSIVIICPIFEKDINGVYYNSAVVINNNGEILGKYRKAHIPQIPLWEEKFYFKLGDLGFPVFKTDYATIGIQICWDNFFPEGSRILALKGAEIIFSPTAAAFASHERWEKMICGNAIANNLFILRINRVGSEEKQDFYGKSFCVDPNGDLIAGPTGLNDSVLLADINLNMIRDFRDKWGFFRDRREKIYSEIVGVDIEEIYKREITEAQENF; from the coding sequence TTGGTAAAGATTGCCGGCATACAATTTAGCTGTATAAAGAACAAAGAGAAGAATATTAAAAAGGCGATAGATCTATCCAGCATGGCTGCAGAAAAGGGCGCTAAAATTATTTGTTTCCAAGAATTATTCAATACCCATTGGTTCCCTAAGGATTCTGATACAAAAAACTTTGATCTGGCAGAAGAAATTACTGGTGAGACAATAAAGATTTTTTCAAAAAAAGCCGAAGAGTTGAGCATTGTCATCATCTGTCCTATTTTTGAAAAGGATATAAATGGAGTCTATTATAATTCAGCAGTCGTTATCAATAATAATGGAGAGATCTTAGGAAAGTATAGAAAGGCTCATATACCTCAGATACCCTTATGGGAAGAAAAATTTTATTTTAAACTTGGAGATCTTGGTTTTCCTGTGTTTAAGACAGATTATGCGACAATTGGAATACAGATATGTTGGGATAATTTTTTCCCAGAAGGCTCAAGAATTCTTGCATTAAAAGGGGCAGAGATTATTTTTTCACCAACAGCAGCTGCTTTTGCCTCTCATGAGAGATGGGAGAAGATGATCTGCGGAAATGCCATTGCTAATAATCTTTTTATTTTGAGAATAAATAGGGTGGGGAGTGAAGAAAAGCAAGATTTTTATGGGAAGAGTTTTTGTGTTGATCCTAACGGTGATCTCATAGCTGGCCCAACTGGTCTCAATGACAGTGTATTATTGGCTGATATTAATCTAAATATGATCAGAGATTTTAGGGATAAATGGGGTTTTTTCAGGGACAGAAGGGAGAAAATCTATAGTGAGATAGTAGGGGTAGATATTGAAGAGATTTATAAGCGGGAAATTACTGAAGCACAGGAGAACTTTTAA
- a CDS encoding glycosyltransferase: MRNFKKYSSAVRENVSRWTKKLKDVDILVGIPCYNNEDTIAHVVEMVIEGLKKYYSDKKYALFISDGGSLDDTREKASRASIPLGSKRKIAIYRGMPGKGTSFRALFELAGLLTAEACVVVDSDLRSITPEWIKLLADPILEKKAEFVTPYYSRHKYDGTITNHIIYPMIRSLYGVQVRQPIGGDFGFSGGLASLYAKEDVWNTDVARFGIDVWMTTTAINEGCKIVQANLGIKVHDSKDPSIDLGPMFSEVISTLFYLMGKYENQWLNISGSKPIEIIGELKDGHKIQPVSVTLSRLREELIDGFSYFNPLYRQIIEPDNYNQLKENIDLIKQGKDIIFPPELWAKILYDFAFTFQTWNRNRRKLVNIVTPLYFGRTAAYCQEVADMDDSGSEEVIEKQAQIFENFKPYLKEKIEAWK; encoded by the coding sequence ATGAGAAATTTCAAGAAATATTCTTCAGCGGTCAGGGAAAATGTTTCAAGGTGGACAAAAAAATTAAAGGATGTAGATATTTTAGTAGGGATTCCCTGCTATAACAATGAAGATACCATTGCACACGTGGTAGAGATGGTGATAGAGGGTTTGAAGAAGTATTACTCTGATAAGAAATACGCTTTATTTATTTCAGATGGGGGTTCTCTAGATGATACGAGAGAAAAGGCAAGCAGAGCATCTATTCCCCTTGGTTCAAAAAGGAAAATAGCCATCTACAGAGGAATGCCAGGGAAGGGGACCTCCTTTAGGGCTTTATTTGAACTGGCTGGGCTTTTAACTGCAGAGGCATGTGTTGTTGTAGATTCAGACCTAAGGAGTATAACCCCAGAATGGATAAAACTATTGGCTGATCCAATACTAGAGAAAAAGGCTGAATTTGTAACTCCTTATTATTCTAGACACAAATATGATGGAACAATAACAAACCATATTATTTATCCAATGATTCGTTCCCTCTATGGTGTTCAGGTTCGTCAGCCCATAGGGGGTGATTTTGGCTTTTCTGGAGGACTCGCGTCTCTCTATGCGAAAGAGGATGTCTGGAATACTGATGTTGCTAGATTCGGGATAGATGTATGGATGACGACTACTGCGATCAATGAAGGATGTAAGATTGTTCAGGCAAATCTTGGAATAAAGGTTCATGATAGCAAAGATCCGAGTATAGACCTTGGTCCGATGTTCAGCGAAGTTATCAGTACGCTTTTTTATCTTATGGGTAAATATGAAAATCAGTGGTTAAACATCTCTGGTAGTAAGCCAATAGAGATTATTGGTGAGCTAAAAGATGGGCATAAGATCCAGCCGGTTTCTGTAACCCTTAGCCGTCTCAGGGAAGAGTTAATAGATGGCTTCAGTTATTTTAATCCGTTATATAGACAGATTATTGAGCCGGATAATTATAATCAATTAAAGGAAAATATTGACTTGATTAAACAGGGTAAAGATATAATCTTTCCCCCAGAGTTATGGGCAAAGATCCTTTATGATTTTGCTTTTACCTTTCAAACATGGAACAGGAATAGAAGAAAGCTTGTTAATATTGTAACTCCCTTGTATTTTGGAAGAACTGCTGCTTACTGCCAAGAGGTAGCAGATATGGATGATTCGGGGTCAGAGGAAGTCATTGAAAAACAGGCTCAGATTTTTGAAAACTTTAAGCCTTATCTAAAAGAGAAGATTGAGGCTTGGAAATAG